The Chryseolinea soli genome contains a region encoding:
- a CDS encoding RagB/SusD family nutrient uptake outer membrane protein: protein MKKSFAIFLTLSLTLFVAGCKDTLEPKPVDILTDDVVLNEPADVPNVEIGLYNAFRTVAPATVIAGDATADLLINNGTFTQYQELGTKQITSANASVSTLWSALYETIYIANFILERLPNVDGVQIAQRNQVMGEAHFIRGYCYFIAAYSFGAVPLVTTTAIDDNRNIGRTDKEAILDFALADYTAALGQMPTKPVSTAFAGEYALQSALARFHLYRGNWAEAETYATNVINSKQYSLDTLFSYVVTKDFPAESILEGAYTLTDDPGTNGNIGLNNIFVSRRELIPSNPTVVALASDESGGRFSSISFSSDNLKGNDNGWSVAKYGTADQDNNNVMFFRLGEIYLIRAEARAQLNNVTGDNSAQTDINVLRKRAKAPAISAVTKTQMIQIIENERLYELAFEGHRWYDLVRTGRASAVMSAFSSNWQDKYEVWPVPQREIQNNPALVGNQNPGY, encoded by the coding sequence ATGAAAAAGTCATTCGCCATATTTCTTACGCTCAGCCTGACACTTTTCGTTGCCGGGTGCAAAGACACGCTGGAGCCAAAACCGGTTGACATTCTCACCGACGACGTTGTGCTGAACGAACCCGCCGACGTGCCCAACGTGGAGATCGGTTTATACAATGCTTTCCGGACCGTTGCCCCCGCTACGGTAATTGCCGGCGATGCCACGGCCGATCTGCTGATCAACAACGGTACGTTTACCCAATACCAGGAACTGGGCACCAAACAGATCACTTCGGCCAATGCCTCCGTGTCAACGTTGTGGTCGGCGCTATACGAAACCATCTACATCGCCAACTTCATCCTGGAACGCCTGCCCAACGTGGACGGCGTGCAAATCGCGCAACGAAACCAGGTGATGGGCGAAGCCCATTTCATCCGGGGCTATTGCTATTTCATCGCCGCCTATTCGTTTGGCGCCGTGCCGCTGGTAACCACCACGGCCATCGACGACAACCGAAATATCGGCCGCACCGACAAAGAGGCAATTCTTGATTTTGCCCTGGCAGATTATACCGCCGCCCTGGGCCAGATGCCCACCAAGCCGGTGAGCACAGCCTTTGCAGGCGAGTATGCCTTGCAGTCGGCGCTGGCGCGTTTTCATCTCTACCGTGGAAACTGGGCTGAGGCGGAAACCTATGCCACCAACGTGATCAACTCCAAGCAATATTCACTCGACACACTTTTTTCCTATGTGGTCACCAAAGATTTTCCAGCCGAGTCGATCCTCGAAGGCGCCTACACGCTCACGGACGATCCGGGTACCAACGGCAATATCGGCTTGAACAACATCTTTGTGAGCCGCCGCGAGCTGATTCCCTCCAACCCCACCGTGGTGGCGTTGGCTTCGGATGAATCGGGAGGCCGTTTTAGCAGCATCAGCTTCAGCAGCGACAACCTGAAGGGTAACGACAACGGCTGGTCCGTGGCCAAATACGGCACAGCCGACCAGGACAACAACAACGTGATGTTTTTCCGTTTGGGCGAGATCTACCTGATCCGCGCCGAGGCGCGCGCCCAACTGAATAATGTGACCGGTGACAATTCGGCGCAAACCGATATTAATGTTTTACGGAAACGGGCTAAAGCCCCTGCGATCTCGGCGGTCACCAAAACGCAGATGATCCAAATCATCGAGAACGAGCGGTTGTACGAATTGGCGTTTGAAGGCCACCGCTGGTACGACCTGGTGCGCACCGGGCGGGCCAGTGCCGTGATGTCTGCTTTTTCGTCCAACTGGCAGGACAAATATGAAGTGTGGCCTGTGCCGCAGCGTGAAATTCAAAATAACCCGGCGTTGGTCGGCAATCAAAACCCTGGCTATTAA
- a CDS encoding M43 family zinc metalloprotease, which yields MIRRVLFIAACTLASWHAAKAQSIRQCATMEQDSINKLKYPWRSSFDDLEQLIQQTLQQEARNPSNGRTEDIVITIPIIVHVVHKGEAIGTGRNLSQAQIQSQIAVLNEDFRRKVGSNGYSSDPRSADIEIEFCLAPVDQQGNPMAEPGIDRIANTQDTWTRTQIEAFKPQTIWNPSKYYNVWTLKFGGEDANLLGYAQFPDKSGLSGISDGGSASTDGVVIQYTSFGSAQKGNFPIMAEPYNKGRTLSHETGHWLGLRHIWGDGVCADDYVSDTPPAKGPSRGCPVTTLACDNSGPIMPQNYMDYSDDACMNIFTKGQKDRIRAVLVNSPRRKALYELGSLCTPIDPTAPPTVSFFADRTTCVLREAKVQFTSIATNFPTDYRWYFEGGTPDSSRAANPTIQYNVGGVYRVALVARNSKGYGDTLNIDQYIHVSNEGVCGSLTNFDPAYTPSVLNAADFGSNTGYLTGTNSSKNKAYSERFANVCGYAYVSGAKIKFASLADAPDDATITVTIYNALGYQGGPGAVLERKDVLLKQVKDDIANNRYTEVVLDRETPAAFGKPFHVGVEINNDAGYKLAIVSSANNEANNSTSWVQDATGEWRLMTIAYGANIAMDIEPIVGINPSVQISASKLLINPGEQVILNGRGATIFSWDSNDNVIHNVLGPQLVVNPTKTTTYTVNGSGLELCNATADQTVYVEGVTAVEKALETSIQVHPNPGTAVLNLTIDNDYVGDITLRMQSVLGQDVNPPQRLVKDNATLQTSLDTSLWPSGLYLMSIQMGQHSVLKKWIKK from the coding sequence ATGATACGCCGTGTTTTATTTATAGCCGCCTGTACCCTCGCTTCCTGGCACGCCGCCAAGGCCCAATCGATCCGCCAGTGCGCAACCATGGAGCAGGACAGCATCAACAAGCTAAAATACCCGTGGCGTTCAAGCTTCGACGACCTGGAGCAACTCATCCAACAAACCTTGCAGCAGGAAGCCAGAAATCCATCCAACGGAAGAACGGAGGACATCGTCATTACCATCCCCATCATCGTGCACGTGGTGCACAAAGGCGAGGCCATCGGCACAGGACGCAACCTGAGCCAGGCGCAGATCCAATCACAGATCGCCGTATTGAATGAAGACTTCCGCCGCAAAGTCGGCTCGAATGGCTACAGCAGCGATCCCCGATCGGCAGACATTGAGATCGAATTCTGCCTTGCACCAGTTGACCAGCAAGGTAACCCCATGGCCGAACCCGGCATCGATCGTATCGCCAACACCCAGGACACCTGGACCCGCACACAAATTGAAGCTTTCAAACCGCAGACCATCTGGAACCCAAGCAAATACTATAACGTCTGGACGCTGAAGTTTGGTGGTGAGGACGCCAACCTCCTGGGCTATGCGCAGTTTCCCGACAAGTCGGGGCTTAGCGGCATCAGTGATGGTGGCTCGGCCTCCACCGATGGCGTCGTGATTCAATACACTTCTTTTGGCTCGGCACAGAAGGGCAATTTTCCCATCATGGCGGAACCCTACAACAAGGGCAGAACCCTGAGCCATGAAACCGGTCACTGGCTGGGCTTGCGTCACATCTGGGGCGATGGCGTTTGCGCCGATGATTATGTTTCCGACACCCCGCCGGCAAAAGGCCCGAGCCGTGGTTGCCCGGTCACCACGCTCGCCTGCGACAACAGCGGTCCTATCATGCCTCAGAACTATATGGACTATAGCGACGACGCATGTATGAACATTTTTACGAAGGGACAAAAGGATCGCATCCGCGCCGTCCTGGTGAACAGCCCCCGAAGAAAGGCTTTGTATGAACTGGGCTCCTTGTGCACTCCCATCGATCCGACCGCACCTCCGACCGTCAGCTTCTTTGCCGACCGCACAACCTGTGTGTTGCGCGAGGCAAAAGTGCAGTTCACCAGCATCGCCACCAATTTCCCCACAGACTACCGCTGGTACTTCGAAGGCGGCACCCCGGACTCGTCACGGGCTGCTAACCCGACGATCCAATACAACGTAGGCGGCGTGTACCGCGTAGCGCTCGTGGCCCGGAACAGTAAAGGCTATGGCGATACGCTGAACATTGATCAATACATCCACGTATCGAACGAAGGTGTCTGCGGCAGCCTCACCAATTTTGATCCAGCCTACACACCCTCTGTTCTGAACGCAGCCGACTTCGGAAGCAACACCGGATATCTCACCGGCACCAACAGCTCCAAGAACAAGGCCTACTCCGAACGCTTCGCCAACGTCTGTGGCTATGCGTATGTGAGTGGCGCCAAGATAAAATTCGCCAGCCTGGCCGACGCCCCGGATGATGCCACCATAACCGTCACAATCTACAATGCCTTAGGCTACCAAGGCGGCCCCGGCGCGGTGCTGGAGCGGAAGGACGTGTTGCTCAAGCAAGTGAAAGACGACATCGCCAACAACCGCTACACCGAAGTGGTGCTGGACCGCGAGACTCCCGCCGCCTTTGGTAAACCTTTCCATGTGGGCGTGGAGATCAACAACGATGCAGGCTACAAGCTGGCCATTGTATCGTCGGCCAACAATGAGGCGAACAACTCTACGTCGTGGGTACAGGATGCCACCGGTGAATGGAGGCTGATGACCATCGCCTATGGCGCGAACATCGCGATGGATATCGAGCCCATTGTCGGCATCAACCCGTCGGTGCAAATATCGGCTTCCAAACTGCTGATCAACCCTGGCGAACAAGTGATCCTGAACGGCCGCGGCGCTACCATCTTCTCGTGGGATTCGAACGACAACGTGATCCATAATGTACTCGGCCCGCAACTGGTCGTGAACCCTACCAAGACCACGACCTATACCGTGAACGGTTCCGGATTGGAGCTGTGTAACGCCACAGCCGACCAGACCGTCTACGTCGAGGGGGTTACGGCGGTCGAAAAAGCGCTGGAAACCAGTATACAGGTCCACCCCAATCCTGGGACAGCGGTGTTGAATCTTACGATCGATAACGACTATGTCGGCGATATTACGCTGCGCATGCAGTCGGTGTTAGGGCAGGATGTTAATCCGCCGCAGCGTTTGGTCAAGGACAATGCAACGCTGCAGACTTCGCTTGATACTTCGCTTTGGCCTTCGGGGTTGTATCTGATGTCGATACAGATGGGACAACATTCGGTGTTGAAGAAGTGGATTAAGAAGTGA